A region of the Desulfobulbaceae bacterium genome:
TCGGCTCGGAAACATCTGGTGATCACAAACAAGGCAGGGGAAAAAACCTTTTAGATGGAAAGGTATGTATTCTCCATCTTTATTTAATACAACGTTCAATTTGAGATATCAATTGGCTGATGGCATTATTTTCTTTCTGTTTGAGCCGTTCATGATCGCGTTTGAGACGTACATATTTTGCGGCCATGTTCAGTGTCACCAGTACAGCAATTTTAACAGGAAGTATCTTGGCCGATTTGGCATGCAACTCCATTTGAGATTTAACTAGATCAAGAATCTCGCGGACATCTTCTTCCGGGGCATCGGTATGAAGTGGATACTCCTGCCCGAAAATCTCAAATTTGACCAGTCGTTCCAAAAAAAAGCACCTATTGTTTTTTTGTTACCAGAATATAGAAGCTGTGGCAAGGTGTTTTCACCAGAGCCTATCCAGATCCGTGTCTGAGTCTGCATGTAAAGTTTCTATTCAGGATGGTTAGTTTCACTTGGTCTCATTATTTGTAAACGTTCACAGTGCTGCAGATGCGCGAAAGAGGTCTGTACGCTATACATATGGTATGCAAACCAGGCCGATGACAAAGCAGATGCGGTGCTGCTGAATGTTTATAACAATTTCAGAAACTTTACTCGCCAATGCTGAAAAGTCCGCCATCATTCTTTTCGATATGTTCTTCTTCGTGGATATCCTGGGAGTCGTTTTCTGTCGTACGTTCCCAGTCTTCGATGGAGCTTAGAAGGTTGGTTACCCGACTGCTGACCTCTTCCTGAGTGAATGTCATGGAGCTGATTTTTTCCTCCAGGTCAGAGATCGTGGCATTTCTTGCTTCAACCTGAGCTTCTAAGGTAGCCTTATCTCTCTTTAGTTCATTGATGTTGTTAAGCATCTTCTCTACAACAGCTTCCAGTTTTTCTAAATTAATCCCTTCCATTGCTTGATCTCCTTTTTCTTCCCATGCTTTAGCGACAGGGAGATTCGATGTTTGTATAATGTGGTGTTACTCACAAGCGATCACTTGATCGCTTAACTTTGCAAATGAATTGACGATAGCACGGTCTTGTACCTGACAATTGTTCAGGTGGCAGAACGGGCCAAGGTGGCACTCTTTTCCGATAACTGTCGATCCTTCCAGCAAGCAGTGGGAATGGATCTCAGTATCCTGACCGATAGTTACAGATTTTTCCACGAAGATAGAATCAGGGTGGATCATGGTTACTCCAGCCAGCATCAACTCCTGGTTACGCCGCTGTTGCATGATTACGTTTGCTTGTGCAAGTTCCACCCGGGAGTTGACTCCGGTGATTTCTAAAGGATCGGCGCATACAAAATGGCCTACCTCATGTCCTTCTTTTCTTGCGATTCCAACAATATCGGTAAGATAGATCTCTCCCTGCTTGTTGTCGGTCCCTACTTGTCGGAGAGCGGAAAACAGAAAGGAAAGATCAACACAATAAATTCCAGCGTTAACTTCGCGAATCTGACGTTCACTTGGAGATGCATCCTTCTCCTCAACAATACACTTGATGCTGTTTTGCCCATCAGTTACAATCCGCCCGTAGTTGGCAGGGTCGTCGACGATGGTGGTCATCACCGACAGTGTACTTTGCTGAGAGTGATGACCAGCTACCATGGCGCGTAGGGTAGTATCTTTGATCAGTGGGGTGTCACCGCAGAGGATGATAACGGTCCCTGTCATATCTTTAAAAGATTCTTCTGCCATCAAAACGGCGTGCCCAGTGCCCATTTGTACGTTTTGCCGGGCAAAGCGTACAGGGAAATCCTCAAGGGCTTTTTCCACTTTTTCGGCTTGATGTCCGGTAATGACCACGGTTTCGACGGGGTTTAAGTGACCAATGGTCTCAAGCACGTGACAAACCATCGGTGCAAAAAAAACAGGATGAAGCACCTTGGGCAGGTCGGATTTCATTCGTGTTCCCTTGCCTGCAGCGAGGACTATGGCAAAAAGCGATTCTCTCATTGGTTATTGCTGGCTTGCGGAAATCATATTAAGGGCTGAGCCAGCCTTGAACCATTGAATTTGTTGAGCAGACATCGAATGCTGAACAGGAAAGCTCTCTTGTGCCCCGTTCTTGTGGGTTACGGTCACGGTCAGGGAACTGCCCGGCGCGAGATCAACAAGACCGCTGATAGCTACTCTGTCTTCGGCTTTGATTCGATCATAGTCAGCAGTGTTGGTAAAAGTCATGGGGAGAATTCCCTGTTTTTTAAGATTGGTCTCATGGATACGGGCAAAGCTGCGAGCAATGACGGCAAGCATTCCGAGATAGCGAGGTTCCATTGCGGCATGCTCACGGCTGGATCCTTCGCCATAGTTCTCGTCGCCGATAGCAAGCCAGGCGTTGTTTTTGGCTTTATAATCTCTGGCTATTTCGGCTAAACCTAAATCGGTTTCACCGGTTAGGATATTAATTCCCTTGCCCGCGCCATTGGCAAAGGCGTTGCTTGCGCCAATAAACATATTGTCTGAAATGTTGTCCAAATGACCACGGAATTTTAACCAAGGGCCGGCTGGCGAGATGTGATCTGTCGTGCACTTGCCAACGGCCTTTAATAGCACAAGCATGTCACTAAAATCTTTGCCATTCCAGGCAGGGAATGGGGCCAAGAGCTGAAGACGTTGACTGTCAGGCGCTACAACAACTGGTAGGGTACTTCCATCGGTAGCAGGCTCTTCATAATTAGGGGTCCCTGAGGTGAAGCCCTGAGCGGGTAGGGCATCGGCTGTCGGTGGGGCTAGGGTTATGCCGTTAATGGTGTCACGATTGGGATCAAAAGTGAGTTGCCCGGCAATGACCATAGCTGTGACGATTTCCGGGCTGCCGATGAAGGCGAGGGTTTCAGGGTTGCCATCGGCACGGCCTTTAAAGTTCCGGTTAAACGAGGTGATTATTGAATTTTTTTCACGTGCGGTGAAATCCTGGCGTTGCCATTGCCCGATACAGGGGCCACAGGCGTTGGCCAAAACGACGCCGCCGATCTGGCGTAATGGATCAAGAAGGCCGTCTCGCTCAACTGTCGCTCTTACCTGCTCAGAGCCGGGGCTGATGAAGAATTTGCTCTTGGCTTTTATGCCGTTTGCCAGGGCTTGGCGGGCAACATTGGCAGCCCGACCGATGTCTTCATAGGAGGAGTTGGTGCAGCTGCCAATTAGACCGACTTTAAGTTCGGCGGGGTACCCTTTTTCTGTTGATTCGCTTTGGAGTTGAGAAACGGGCCGAGCTAAGTCCGGGGAGAATGGCCCGACCACATAAGGCTCGAGGGTGTCGAGGTCAATTTCGATAATTTTGTCGTAGTAGTCTCCTGGGTTTGCCTCAACTTCAGGATCGGAGGTCAACTCAGAACGGTGACTCATGGCAAGGTCTGCAAGGTCTGTGCGACCGGTTGCCTTGAGGTAGTCGGCCATAGCCTCGTCAAATGGGAAGACGGAATTGGTGGCGCCTAACTCAGCTCCCATGTTGGTGATTGTTGCCTTGCCGGTGCACGAGAGCGATTGGACTCCTGGACCAAAGTATTCGAAGATCTTGCCGGTTCCACCTTTTACGGTCAGAATATCCAGTAATCGCAAGATGATGTCTTTTGGTGATGCCCACCCATGCAGTTTTCCGGTGAGACGAACACCAATCAGGCCTGGCCAGGAGAGTTCCCATTCCATGCCAGCCATGACATCCACCGCATCAGCGCCGCCCACACCAATTGACAGCATTCCTAAGCCGCCGGCGTTCGGAGTGTGGGAGTCGGTGCCAATCAGCAGTCCGCCCGGGAAGGCGTAATTTTCAATGATAATCTGGTGGATAATGCCGCTGCCCGGTCCCCAGAAGCCAATGCCGTATTTGTTGGCAACTGATCGTAGAAAGGCATAGACTTCGTGGTTTGTCTCTTCGGCAGCGGCCAGATCCTCAGTCCCACCGTTGCGGGCGGAGATCAGGTGGTCGCAATGAACAGTTGATGGTACTGCCACTTTTTTTCGACCGGACTGCATAAATTGGAGAAGGGCCATCTGGGCAGTGGCATCTTGCATTGCTACGCGGTCAGGATTCAGCATGACATAGGTCTTGTGTCGAATCGGAGCTTCTGTGAGTTCAGAGGCCAAGTGTGACACCAGAATTTTTTCGGCAAGGGTCAACGGGCGACCAAAAATCAGGCGTGCCGCAGACTGACGCGCCTTCATTCCGGCATAGACCTGTTTGATCATATCAAAATCACGAATCATTTATAAATACTCCTAGATTTTTGTTCTAACTCACTGGATTGTCGACACAGTTCCTTGATTTTTCGGCCAACGATAGGTTCGTTTGCGTCTTGTAGTTTATTATATTGATAGACATCAATTGTTGATGGTCTCGCAAAAAGTCACGGGATGGCTAAGCAAAAGGGCCGATATACAAGGCGCAGTGTGCTTTTGCGAATGAGGCCACACATATGGTGTGCCGAATGAGCAAAAGTGCGCTGCAACGCAGTAGATCGGGC
Encoded here:
- a CDS encoding cell division protein ZapA, with amino-acid sequence MERLVKFEIFGQEYPLHTDAPEEDVREILDLVKSQMELHAKSAKILPVKIAVLVTLNMAAKYVRLKRDHERLKQKENNAISQLISQIERCIK
- the zapB gene encoding cell division protein ZapB, whose protein sequence is MEGINLEKLEAVVEKMLNNINELKRDKATLEAQVEARNATISDLEEKISSMTFTQEEVSSRVTNLLSSIEDWERTTENDSQDIHEEEHIEKNDGGLFSIGE
- a CDS encoding bifunctional N-acetylglucosamine-1-phosphate uridyltransferase/glucosamine-1-phosphate acetyltransferase, with amino-acid sequence MRESLFAIVLAAGKGTRMKSDLPKVLHPVFFAPMVCHVLETIGHLNPVETVVITGHQAEKVEKALEDFPVRFARQNVQMGTGHAVLMAEESFKDMTGTVIILCGDTPLIKDTTLRAMVAGHHSQQSTLSVMTTIVDDPANYGRIVTDGQNSIKCIVEEKDASPSERQIREVNAGIYCVDLSFLFSALRQVGTDNKQGEIYLTDIVGIARKEGHEVGHFVCADPLEITGVNSRVELAQANVIMQQRRNQELMLAGVTMIHPDSIFVEKSVTIGQDTEIHSHCLLEGSTVIGKECHLGPFCHLNNCQVQDRAIVNSFAKLSDQVIACE
- a CDS encoding aconitate hydratase; this encodes MIRDFDMIKQVYAGMKARQSAARLIFGRPLTLAEKILVSHLASELTEAPIRHKTYVMLNPDRVAMQDATAQMALLQFMQSGRKKVAVPSTVHCDHLISARNGGTEDLAAAEETNHEVYAFLRSVANKYGIGFWGPGSGIIHQIIIENYAFPGGLLIGTDSHTPNAGGLGMLSIGVGGADAVDVMAGMEWELSWPGLIGVRLTGKLHGWASPKDIILRLLDILTVKGGTGKIFEYFGPGVQSLSCTGKATITNMGAELGATNSVFPFDEAMADYLKATGRTDLADLAMSHRSELTSDPEVEANPGDYYDKIIEIDLDTLEPYVVGPFSPDLARPVSQLQSESTEKGYPAELKVGLIGSCTNSSYEDIGRAANVARQALANGIKAKSKFFISPGSEQVRATVERDGLLDPLRQIGGVVLANACGPCIGQWQRQDFTAREKNSIITSFNRNFKGRADGNPETLAFIGSPEIVTAMVIAGQLTFDPNRDTINGITLAPPTADALPAQGFTSGTPNYEEPATDGSTLPVVVAPDSQRLQLLAPFPAWNGKDFSDMLVLLKAVGKCTTDHISPAGPWLKFRGHLDNISDNMFIGASNAFANGAGKGINILTGETDLGLAEIARDYKAKNNAWLAIGDENYGEGSSREHAAMEPRYLGMLAVIARSFARIHETNLKKQGILPMTFTNTADYDRIKAEDRVAISGLVDLAPGSSLTVTVTHKNGAQESFPVQHSMSAQQIQWFKAGSALNMISASQQ